In a single window of the Centroberyx gerrardi isolate f3 chromosome 17, fCenGer3.hap1.cur.20231027, whole genome shotgun sequence genome:
- the arf6b gene encoding ADP-ribosylation factor 6b encodes MGKMLSKIFGNKEMRILMLGLDAAGKTTILYKLKLGQSVTTIPTVGFNVETVTYKNVKFNVWDVGGQDKIRPLWRHYYTGTQGLIFVVDCADRDRIDEARQELHRIINDREMRDAIILIFANKQDLPDAMKPHEIQEKLGLTRIRDRNWYVQPSCATTGDGLYEGLTWLTSNYKS; translated from the coding sequence ATGGGGAAAATGCTCTCAAAAATATTTGGCAACAAGGAGATGAGAATATTGATGCTTGGACTTGATGCTGCTGGCAAGACAACAATCCTTTACAAACTGAAACTCGGACAGTCGGTCACCACAATTCCCACAGTTGGCTTCAATGTCGAGACTGTCACCTACAAAAATGTCAAGTTCAACGTGTGGGATGTTGGAGGCCAAGATAAGATTCGTCCTTTGTGGCGACACTACTATACAGGCACTCAAGGGTTAATTTTCGTTGTGGATTGCGCGGACAGAGATCGCATCGATGAGGCAAGGCAGGAACTTCACCGCATCATTAATGACCGGGAGATGAGGGATGCCATCATCTTGATATTCGCCAATAAGCAAGACCTTCCCGATGCCATGAAGCCACATGAAATCCAAGAGAAGCTCGGATTGACCCGCATCAGAGATAGGAATTGGTATGTTCAGCCCTCCTGTGCGACCACAGGTGATGGACTATATGAGGGGTTGACATGGCTAACCTCAAATTACAAATCTTAA